A stretch of Vigna angularis cultivar LongXiaoDou No.4 chromosome 4, ASM1680809v1, whole genome shotgun sequence DNA encodes these proteins:
- the LOC108330261 gene encoding ATP-dependent zinc metalloprotease FTSH 2, chloroplastic isoform X6, which translates to MDSMEKGPNKPHTDTTAATNPNTLTNNLNFPDDDLVERFTAVGARMPKGVLLVGPPGTGKTLLVKAIGGEAGVPFFSISGSEFVEMFVNVGASRVRDLFMKAKENAPCIVFVDEIDDVGRQRGTGIGGGNDEREQTLNQLLTEMDGFEGNTGIIVIAATNRADILDSALLRPGRFDRQVIVDVPDIRGRTEILKVHGSNKKFDDDVSLDVIAMRTPGFSGADLANLLNEAAILPGLAKQVILQVFIR; encoded by the exons ATGGATTCCATGGAAAAAGGCCCGAACAAACCCCACACCGACACCACCGCCGCCACCAACCCCAACACCCTCACCAACAACCTCAATTTCCCCGACGACGACCTTGTTGAGAGGTTCACTGCTGTTGGGGCTCGCATGCCTAAAGGAGTTCTTCTTGTTGGTCCTCCAGGAACTGGGAAGACCCTGTTGGTCAAGGCTATTGGTGGTGAAGCTGGTGTTCCATTTTTTTCAATATCTGGTTCTGAGTTTGTTGAGATGTTTGTTAATGTTGGTGCTTCTCGAGTTCGTGATTTGTTCATGAAGGCCAAAGAGAACGCCCCTTGCATTGTCTTTGTTGATGAAATTGATGATGTTGGAAGACAAAGAGGAACTGGAATTGGTGGAGGGAATGATGAAAGAGAGCAAACCCTCAACCAACTTTTGACAGAAATGGATGGTTTTGAGGGTAATACTGGTATCATTGTCATTGCAGCAACTAACAGGGCAGACATTCTTGACTCTGCCTTATTGAGACCAGGACGGTTTGATAGACAG GTTATTGTTGATGTTCCAGATATAAGGGGAAGGACCGAAATTCTAAAGGTTCATGGTAGCAATAAAAAGTTCGATGATGATGTTTCTCTTGATGTGATTGCCATGAGAACGCCTGGTTTTAGTGGAGCTGATCTTGCAAATCTCTTGAATGAGGCTGCCATTTTACCTGGTTTGGCAAAACAG GTTATTCTTCAAGTATTTATTAGATAA
- the LOC108330261 gene encoding ATP-dependent zinc metalloprotease FTSH 2, chloroplastic isoform X7, whose amino-acid sequence MDSMEKGPNKPHTDTTAATNPNTLTNNLNFPDDDLVERFTAVGARMPKGVLLVGPPGTGKTLLVKAIGGEAGVPFFSISGSEFVEMFVNVGASRVRDLFMKAKENAPCIVFVDEIDDVGRQRGTGIGGGNDEREQTLNQLLTEMDGFEGNTGIIVIAATNRADILDSALLRPGRFDRQVIVDVPDIRGRTEILKVHGSNKKFDDDVSLDVIAMRTPGFSGADLANLLNEAAILPGLAKQFIFVCR is encoded by the exons ATGGATTCCATGGAAAAAGGCCCGAACAAACCCCACACCGACACCACCGCCGCCACCAACCCCAACACCCTCACCAACAACCTCAATTTCCCCGACGACGACCTTGTTGAGAGGTTCACTGCTGTTGGGGCTCGCATGCCTAAAGGAGTTCTTCTTGTTGGTCCTCCAGGAACTGGGAAGACCCTGTTGGTCAAGGCTATTGGTGGTGAAGCTGGTGTTCCATTTTTTTCAATATCTGGTTCTGAGTTTGTTGAGATGTTTGTTAATGTTGGTGCTTCTCGAGTTCGTGATTTGTTCATGAAGGCCAAAGAGAACGCCCCTTGCATTGTCTTTGTTGATGAAATTGATGATGTTGGAAGACAAAGAGGAACTGGAATTGGTGGAGGGAATGATGAAAGAGAGCAAACCCTCAACCAACTTTTGACAGAAATGGATGGTTTTGAGGGTAATACTGGTATCATTGTCATTGCAGCAACTAACAGGGCAGACATTCTTGACTCTGCCTTATTGAGACCAGGACGGTTTGATAGACAG GTTATTGTTGATGTTCCAGATATAAGGGGAAGGACCGAAATTCTAAAGGTTCATGGTAGCAATAAAAAGTTCGATGATGATGTTTCTCTTGATGTGATTGCCATGAGAACGCCTGGTTTTAGTGGAGCTGATCTTGCAAATCTCTTGAATGAGGCTGCCATTTTACCTGGTTTGGCAAAACAG tttatttttgtttgcag GTGA
- the LOC108330261 gene encoding ATP-dependent zinc metalloprotease FTSH 2, chloroplastic isoform X8, whose translation MDSMEKGPNKPHTDTTAATNPNTLTNNLNFPDDDLVERFTAVGARMPKGVLLVGPPGTGKTLLVKAIGGEAGVPFFSISGSEFVEMFVNVGASRVRDLFMKAKENAPCIVFVDEIDDVGRQRGTGIGGGNDEREQTLNQLLTEMDGFEGNTGIIVIAATNRADILDSALLRPGRFDRQVIVDVPDIRGRTEILKVHGSNKKFDDDVSLDVIAMRTPGFSGADLANLLNEAAILPGLAKQEL comes from the exons ATGGATTCCATGGAAAAAGGCCCGAACAAACCCCACACCGACACCACCGCCGCCACCAACCCCAACACCCTCACCAACAACCTCAATTTCCCCGACGACGACCTTGTTGAGAGGTTCACTGCTGTTGGGGCTCGCATGCCTAAAGGAGTTCTTCTTGTTGGTCCTCCAGGAACTGGGAAGACCCTGTTGGTCAAGGCTATTGGTGGTGAAGCTGGTGTTCCATTTTTTTCAATATCTGGTTCTGAGTTTGTTGAGATGTTTGTTAATGTTGGTGCTTCTCGAGTTCGTGATTTGTTCATGAAGGCCAAAGAGAACGCCCCTTGCATTGTCTTTGTTGATGAAATTGATGATGTTGGAAGACAAAGAGGAACTGGAATTGGTGGAGGGAATGATGAAAGAGAGCAAACCCTCAACCAACTTTTGACAGAAATGGATGGTTTTGAGGGTAATACTGGTATCATTGTCATTGCAGCAACTAACAGGGCAGACATTCTTGACTCTGCCTTATTGAGACCAGGACGGTTTGATAGACAG GTTATTGTTGATGTTCCAGATATAAGGGGAAGGACCGAAATTCTAAAGGTTCATGGTAGCAATAAAAAGTTCGATGATGATGTTTCTCTTGATGTGATTGCCATGAGAACGCCTGGTTTTAGTGGAGCTGATCTTGCAAATCTCTTGAATGAGGCTGCCATTTTACCTGGTTTGGCAAAACAG GAGTTGTGA
- the LOC108332137 gene encoding elongation factor 1-delta: protein MAVTFYDLSSASGLKKLDEYLLSRSYITGYQASKDDLTVYAALPTAPSTEYVNVSRWFKHIDALLRISGVSGEGSGVTVKGSLVAEPVATPPAADTKAAAAEDDDDDDDDVDLFGEETEEEKKAAEERAAAAKASGKKKESGKSSVLMDVKPWDDETDMKKLEEAVRSVSMEGLLWGASKLVPVGYGIKKLQIMLTIVDDLVSVDTLIEEHLTVEPINEYVQSCDIVAFNKI, encoded by the exons ATGGCAGTCACATTCTACGACCTTAGCTCTGCCTCTGGGTTGAAGAAGCTTGATGAGTACCTTCTCTCACGCAGTTACATCACCGG GTACCAAGCTTCAAAAGATGATCTCACTGTCTATGCAGCTTTGCCAACTGCTCCATCAACTGAGTATGTCAATGTGTCTAGGTGGTTCAAGCACATTGATGCTTTGTTGAGAATCTC TGGTGTTTCTGGTGAGGGATCTGGTGTCACTGTTAAGGGATCTCTTGTTGCTGAGCCTGTTGCAACTCCCCCAGCTGCTGATACAAAG GCTGCTGCTGCTGAggatgacgatgatgatgatgatgatgtggaTTTGTTTGGTGAAGAGacagaggaagagaagaaggcAGCGGAGGAACGGGCAGCTGCAGCGAAGGCATctggaaaaaagaaagaat CCGGGAAGTCATCTGTTCTGATGGATGTGAAACCATGGGATGATGAAACGGACATGAAGAAGCTCGAGGAAGCAGTGAGATCTGTTAGCATGGAAGGCTTGCTTTGGGGTGCAT CCAAACTTGTTCCTGTTGGGTACGGCATCAAGAAACTGCAAATTATGCTTACTATCGTGGATGACCTAGTTTCTGTCGACACTCTTATTGAGGAACATCTCACAGTTGAGCCCATCAATGAATATGTCCAGAGTTGTGACATTGTTGCcttcaataaaattt AA
- the LOC108330261 gene encoding ATP-dependent zinc metalloprotease FTSH 2, chloroplastic isoform X3, whose amino-acid sequence MDSMEKGPNKPHTDTTAATNPNTLTNNLNFPDDDLVERFTAVGARMPKGVLLVGPPGTGKTLLVKAIGGEAGVPFFSISGSEFVEMFVNVGASRVRDLFMKAKENAPCIVFVDEIDDVGRQRGTGIGGGNDEREQTLNQLLTEMDGFEGNTGIIVIAATNRADILDSALLRPGRFDRQVIVDVPDIRGRTEILKVHGSNKKFDDDVSLDVIAMRTPGFSGADLANLLNEAAILPGLAKQFIFVCRLFFKYLLDNDIRALSVVVPISPEGVVKACT is encoded by the exons ATGGATTCCATGGAAAAAGGCCCGAACAAACCCCACACCGACACCACCGCCGCCACCAACCCCAACACCCTCACCAACAACCTCAATTTCCCCGACGACGACCTTGTTGAGAGGTTCACTGCTGTTGGGGCTCGCATGCCTAAAGGAGTTCTTCTTGTTGGTCCTCCAGGAACTGGGAAGACCCTGTTGGTCAAGGCTATTGGTGGTGAAGCTGGTGTTCCATTTTTTTCAATATCTGGTTCTGAGTTTGTTGAGATGTTTGTTAATGTTGGTGCTTCTCGAGTTCGTGATTTGTTCATGAAGGCCAAAGAGAACGCCCCTTGCATTGTCTTTGTTGATGAAATTGATGATGTTGGAAGACAAAGAGGAACTGGAATTGGTGGAGGGAATGATGAAAGAGAGCAAACCCTCAACCAACTTTTGACAGAAATGGATGGTTTTGAGGGTAATACTGGTATCATTGTCATTGCAGCAACTAACAGGGCAGACATTCTTGACTCTGCCTTATTGAGACCAGGACGGTTTGATAGACAG GTTATTGTTGATGTTCCAGATATAAGGGGAAGGACCGAAATTCTAAAGGTTCATGGTAGCAATAAAAAGTTCGATGATGATGTTTCTCTTGATGTGATTGCCATGAGAACGCCTGGTTTTAGTGGAGCTGATCTTGCAAATCTCTTGAATGAGGCTGCCATTTTACCTGGTTTGGCAAAACAG tttatttttgtttgcagGTTATTCTTCAAGTATTTATTAGATAATGACATCAGGGCCCTTTCTGTTGTTGTACCGATAAGTCCTGAAG GAGTTGTGAAAGCTTGTACGTAG
- the LOC108330261 gene encoding ATP-dependent zinc metalloprotease FTSH 2, chloroplastic isoform X5 — MDSMEKGPNKPHTDTTAATNPNTLTNNLNFPDDDLVERFTAVGARMPKGVLLVGPPGTGKTLLVKAIGGEAGVPFFSISGSEFVEMFVNVGASRVRDLFMKAKENAPCIVFVDEIDDVGRQRGTGIGGGNDEREQTLNQLLTEMDGFEGNTGIIVIAATNRADILDSALLRPGRFDRQVIVDVPDIRGRTEILKVHGSNKKFDDDVSLDVIAMRTPGFSGADLANLLNEAAILPGLAKQVKSPKMGYLFQRREVGVVKACT; from the exons ATGGATTCCATGGAAAAAGGCCCGAACAAACCCCACACCGACACCACCGCCGCCACCAACCCCAACACCCTCACCAACAACCTCAATTTCCCCGACGACGACCTTGTTGAGAGGTTCACTGCTGTTGGGGCTCGCATGCCTAAAGGAGTTCTTCTTGTTGGTCCTCCAGGAACTGGGAAGACCCTGTTGGTCAAGGCTATTGGTGGTGAAGCTGGTGTTCCATTTTTTTCAATATCTGGTTCTGAGTTTGTTGAGATGTTTGTTAATGTTGGTGCTTCTCGAGTTCGTGATTTGTTCATGAAGGCCAAAGAGAACGCCCCTTGCATTGTCTTTGTTGATGAAATTGATGATGTTGGAAGACAAAGAGGAACTGGAATTGGTGGAGGGAATGATGAAAGAGAGCAAACCCTCAACCAACTTTTGACAGAAATGGATGGTTTTGAGGGTAATACTGGTATCATTGTCATTGCAGCAACTAACAGGGCAGACATTCTTGACTCTGCCTTATTGAGACCAGGACGGTTTGATAGACAG GTTATTGTTGATGTTCCAGATATAAGGGGAAGGACCGAAATTCTAAAGGTTCATGGTAGCAATAAAAAGTTCGATGATGATGTTTCTCTTGATGTGATTGCCATGAGAACGCCTGGTTTTAGTGGAGCTGATCTTGCAAATCTCTTGAATGAGGCTGCCATTTTACCTGGTTTGGCAAAACAG GTGAAAAGTCCAAAAATGGGGTATTTGTTCCAAAGAAGGGAAGTAG GAGTTGTGAAAGCTTGTACGTAG
- the LOC108330841 gene encoding SWI/SNF complex component SNF12 homolog: protein MNNQAKNVAASALFGHSGMGTQAHHPNPIQQWNHSISTPLHSQTQPQSQSRPQTQFPGLFQFSEPQSHVLAQAQYAQTQMQSQIARAHPQPQTQPFAHLHSINTNAANGTSSPATGNAKRPNPKPLLRSHNSSNMNQSMPSAQHQTKKSPGKGTMFLPESALYTQLLDFEAQVDTALARRKFDIQEARLPPHVQKTLRVYVFNTFSNHAKIDSENNKANESSWSLRITGRILEDGMDLKSGISQSSSPPYPKFSSFFKTITIHLDQSIYPDNHVIVWDSARSPAQQDGFEVKRKGNKEFTALIAIEMNYTPDKFMVSPQLSKLLGIEVETRPRIIASIFNYVKSRKLQIPNDPSSFICDPSLQRVFGEERMDFTTVFQKLAQHLSQPQPIHLEHNIKLSGYAPAVTACYDIQVDVPFPLEKGKSTFLSSLESQKEIEAYDEAIRVSLKKIQEHRRRRAFFLSFSQSPVEFIDTLITSQSKDLKLVAGDARHNVEKELRSEFYNQPWVEDAAIRYLNRKTAGSDAVGRN, encoded by the exons ATGAATAATCAAGCAAAGAATGTGGCTGCATCAGCTTTGTTTGGTCATTCTGGAATGGGCACACAAGCACACCACCCTAACCCCATTCAGCAATGGAACCATTCAATTTCAACCCCTTTACACTCTCAAACACAACCACAATCTCAGTCACGTCCTCAGACACAATTCCCTGGTCTCTTTCAGTTTTCAGAACCCCAATCTCATGTGCTTGCACAAGCTCAGTATGCACAGACACAAATGCAGTCTCAGATTGCACGTGCTCATCCACAACCTCAAACTCAGCCCTTTGCCCACTTGCATAGTATAAATACTAATGCTGCTAATGGGACATCATCCCCGGCCACCGGAAATGCCAAGCGACCAAACCCAAAGCCCCTGTTGAGGTCTCATAATTCATCGAATATGAACCAATCCATGCCGAGTGCTCAGCATCAAACGAAGAAATCACCAGGGAAGGGGACTATGTTTTTGCCTGAGTCTGCTCTGTATACTCAATTACTTGATTTTGAGGCTCAGGTTGATACTGCTTTGGCAAGGAGAAAGTTTGATATACAGGAGGCTAGACTCCCTCCCCATGTTCAGAAAACTCTTCGTGTTTATGTGTTCAATACCTTCTCAAATCATGCCAAAATTGATTCTGAGAATAATAAGGCCAATGAATCTTCGTGGTCTCTCAGGATAACTGGAAGGATATTGGAAGATGGTATGGATTTGAAATCTGGCATTTCACAGAGCTCGAGTCCTCCTTACCCAAAgttctcttcatttttcaaGACAATTACCATACATTTGGATCAAAGCATTTATCCTGATAATCATGTCATTGTATGGGATAGTGCACGTTCACCTGCCCAACAGGATGGTTTTGAGGTGAAGAGGAAAGGAAACAAAGAATTTACTGCATTGATTGCAATAGAAATGAATTATACACCTGACAAGTTTATGGTTTCACCACAACTGTCTAAACTCTTAGGTATTGAGGTTGAGACTCGTCCAAGAATAATAGCTTCTATTTTTAACTATGTGAAGTCCAGGAAGCTACAGATCCCAAATGACCCTTCGTCTTTCATTTGTGATCCTTCTCTACAAAGGGTGTTTGGGGAAGAGAGGATGGATTTCACCACGGTTTTTCAGAAGTTAGCACAGCATTTGTCACAGCCACAGCCAATACATCTGGAGCATAACATCAAGCTTTCTGGATATGCACCAGCTGTAACTGCATGTTATGATATACAGGTTGATGTTCCTTTTCCACTGGAAAAAGGCAAGTCTACATTCTTGTCAAGCCTTGAGAGCCAAAAGGAGATTGAAGCTTATGATGAGGCCATTCGTGTTTCCTTAAAGAAGATCCAAGAGCATCGGAGAAGACGGGcattttttcttagttttagtCAGTCTCCAGTGGAGTTTATTGATACTTTGATTACATCTCAAAGCAAGGATTTGAAACTTGTTGCTGGAGATGCCAGGCATAACGTTGAAAAGGAACTTCGTTCTGAATTCTACAATCAACCATG GGTCGAGGATGCTGCCATTCGTTACTTGAACCGAAAAACTGCAGGAAGTGATGCTGTTGGACGCAATTAA
- the LOC108330261 gene encoding ATP-dependent zinc metalloprotease FTSH 2, chloroplastic isoform X1 encodes MDSMEKGPNKPHTDTTAATNPNTLTNNLNFPDDDLVERFTAVGARMPKGVLLVGPPGTGKTLLVKAIGGEAGVPFFSISGSEFVEMFVNVGASRVRDLFMKAKENAPCIVFVDEIDDVGRQRGTGIGGGNDEREQTLNQLLTEMDGFEGNTGIIVIAATNRADILDSALLRPGRFDRQVIVDVPDIRGRTEILKVHGSNKKFDDDVSLDVIAMRTPGFSGADLANLLNEAAILPGLAKQFIFVCRLFFKYLLDNDIRALSVVVPISPEGLYILLFILQVFIRLFG; translated from the exons ATGGATTCCATGGAAAAAGGCCCGAACAAACCCCACACCGACACCACCGCCGCCACCAACCCCAACACCCTCACCAACAACCTCAATTTCCCCGACGACGACCTTGTTGAGAGGTTCACTGCTGTTGGGGCTCGCATGCCTAAAGGAGTTCTTCTTGTTGGTCCTCCAGGAACTGGGAAGACCCTGTTGGTCAAGGCTATTGGTGGTGAAGCTGGTGTTCCATTTTTTTCAATATCTGGTTCTGAGTTTGTTGAGATGTTTGTTAATGTTGGTGCTTCTCGAGTTCGTGATTTGTTCATGAAGGCCAAAGAGAACGCCCCTTGCATTGTCTTTGTTGATGAAATTGATGATGTTGGAAGACAAAGAGGAACTGGAATTGGTGGAGGGAATGATGAAAGAGAGCAAACCCTCAACCAACTTTTGACAGAAATGGATGGTTTTGAGGGTAATACTGGTATCATTGTCATTGCAGCAACTAACAGGGCAGACATTCTTGACTCTGCCTTATTGAGACCAGGACGGTTTGATAGACAG GTTATTGTTGATGTTCCAGATATAAGGGGAAGGACCGAAATTCTAAAGGTTCATGGTAGCAATAAAAAGTTCGATGATGATGTTTCTCTTGATGTGATTGCCATGAGAACGCCTGGTTTTAGTGGAGCTGATCTTGCAAATCTCTTGAATGAGGCTGCCATTTTACCTGGTTTGGCAAAACAG tttatttttgtttgcagGTTATTCTTCAAGTATTTATTAGATAATGACATCAGGGCCCTTTCTGTTGTTGTACCGATAAGTCCTGAAGgtctatatattttgttatttattcttCAAGTATTTATTAGATTGTTTGGATGA
- the LOC108330261 gene encoding ATP-dependent zinc metalloprotease FTSH 2, chloroplastic isoform X2 codes for MDSMEKGPNKPHTDTTAATNPNTLTNNLNFPDDDLVERFTAVGARMPKGVLLVGPPGTGKTLLVKAIGGEAGVPFFSISGSEFVEMFVNVGASRVRDLFMKAKENAPCIVFVDEIDDVGRQRGTGIGGGNDEREQTLNQLLTEMDGFEGNTGIIVIAATNRADILDSALLRPGRFDRQVIVDVPDIRGRTEILKVHGSNKKFDDDVSLDVIAMRTPGFSGADLANLLNEAAILPGLAKQFIFVCRLFFKYLLDNDIRALSVVVPISPEGVSLGAANE; via the exons ATGGATTCCATGGAAAAAGGCCCGAACAAACCCCACACCGACACCACCGCCGCCACCAACCCCAACACCCTCACCAACAACCTCAATTTCCCCGACGACGACCTTGTTGAGAGGTTCACTGCTGTTGGGGCTCGCATGCCTAAAGGAGTTCTTCTTGTTGGTCCTCCAGGAACTGGGAAGACCCTGTTGGTCAAGGCTATTGGTGGTGAAGCTGGTGTTCCATTTTTTTCAATATCTGGTTCTGAGTTTGTTGAGATGTTTGTTAATGTTGGTGCTTCTCGAGTTCGTGATTTGTTCATGAAGGCCAAAGAGAACGCCCCTTGCATTGTCTTTGTTGATGAAATTGATGATGTTGGAAGACAAAGAGGAACTGGAATTGGTGGAGGGAATGATGAAAGAGAGCAAACCCTCAACCAACTTTTGACAGAAATGGATGGTTTTGAGGGTAATACTGGTATCATTGTCATTGCAGCAACTAACAGGGCAGACATTCTTGACTCTGCCTTATTGAGACCAGGACGGTTTGATAGACAG GTTATTGTTGATGTTCCAGATATAAGGGGAAGGACCGAAATTCTAAAGGTTCATGGTAGCAATAAAAAGTTCGATGATGATGTTTCTCTTGATGTGATTGCCATGAGAACGCCTGGTTTTAGTGGAGCTGATCTTGCAAATCTCTTGAATGAGGCTGCCATTTTACCTGGTTTGGCAAAACAG tttatttttgtttgcagGTTATTCTTCAAGTATTTATTAGATAATGACATCAGGGCCCTTTCTGTTGTTGTACCGATAAGTCCTGAAG GAGTATCACTTGGTGCAGCCAATGAATGA
- the LOC108330261 gene encoding ATP-dependent zinc metalloprotease FTSH 2, chloroplastic isoform X4, translating into MDSMEKGPNKPHTDTTAATNPNTLTNNLNFPDDDLVERFTAVGARMPKGVLLVGPPGTGKTLLVKAIGGEAGVPFFSISGSEFVEMFVNVGASRVRDLFMKAKENAPCIVFVDEIDDVGRQRGTGIGGGNDEREQTLNQLLTEMDGFEGNTGIIVIAATNRADILDSALLRPGRFDRQVIVDVPDIRGRTEILKVHGSNKKFDDDVSLDVIAMRTPGFSGADLANLLNEAAILPGLAKQVKSPKMGYLFQRREVGVSLGAANE; encoded by the exons ATGGATTCCATGGAAAAAGGCCCGAACAAACCCCACACCGACACCACCGCCGCCACCAACCCCAACACCCTCACCAACAACCTCAATTTCCCCGACGACGACCTTGTTGAGAGGTTCACTGCTGTTGGGGCTCGCATGCCTAAAGGAGTTCTTCTTGTTGGTCCTCCAGGAACTGGGAAGACCCTGTTGGTCAAGGCTATTGGTGGTGAAGCTGGTGTTCCATTTTTTTCAATATCTGGTTCTGAGTTTGTTGAGATGTTTGTTAATGTTGGTGCTTCTCGAGTTCGTGATTTGTTCATGAAGGCCAAAGAGAACGCCCCTTGCATTGTCTTTGTTGATGAAATTGATGATGTTGGAAGACAAAGAGGAACTGGAATTGGTGGAGGGAATGATGAAAGAGAGCAAACCCTCAACCAACTTTTGACAGAAATGGATGGTTTTGAGGGTAATACTGGTATCATTGTCATTGCAGCAACTAACAGGGCAGACATTCTTGACTCTGCCTTATTGAGACCAGGACGGTTTGATAGACAG GTTATTGTTGATGTTCCAGATATAAGGGGAAGGACCGAAATTCTAAAGGTTCATGGTAGCAATAAAAAGTTCGATGATGATGTTTCTCTTGATGTGATTGCCATGAGAACGCCTGGTTTTAGTGGAGCTGATCTTGCAAATCTCTTGAATGAGGCTGCCATTTTACCTGGTTTGGCAAAACAG GTGAAAAGTCCAAAAATGGGGTATTTGTTCCAAAGAAGGGAAGTAG GAGTATCACTTGGTGCAGCCAATGAATGA